Proteins encoded by one window of Arachis ipaensis cultivar K30076 chromosome B04, Araip1.1, whole genome shotgun sequence:
- the LOC107637741 gene encoding histone deacetylase HDT1-like has translation MDADSDEDGSDEDEETPVKKVDQGKKRPNVSATKTPVPAAKKAKNVTPEKSGGKKIAHAPTPHPVKKGGNPNSAGKFQSPKTGSQQQKKGGKKGGH, from the exons ATGGATGCTGATAGTGATGAGGACGGGAGTGATGAAGATGAAGAGACACCTGTGAAGAAA GTTGACCAGGGAAAGAAGAGACCAAATGTGTCTGCAACAAAAACTCCAGTTCCTGCTGCTAAGAAAGCTAAAAATGTAACTCCTGAAAAGTCTG GTGGCAAGAAAATTGCACATGCACCAACCCCTCACCCCGTGAAGAAAGGTGGAAATCCGAACAGCGCAGGGAAGTTCCAGTCACCTAAAACTGGTTCACAGCAGCAGAAAAAGGGTGGAAAGAAGGGTGGTCATTGA